In Streptomyces sp. NBC_01717, one DNA window encodes the following:
- a CDS encoding ABC1 kinase family protein, translating into MSDLPRKAVTRTARLAALPLGFAGRATWGLGKRIGGRSAEIVARELQQRTADQLFKTLGELKGGAMKLGQALSVFESALPEEVAGPYRAALTKLQEAAPPMPTRTVHTVLEERLGEDWRELFLEFEDKPSAAASIGQVHRAVWHDGREVAVKVQYPGAGEALLSDLTQLSRFARLLGPLIPGMDIKPLIAELRDRVSEELDYELEARSQQEHAEEFADDPDVVIPDVVHQSDQVLVTEWIDGVPLSEVITDGTQEQRDRAGQLLARFLFSGPARTGLLHADPHPGNFRLLPAETEDGEAGQWRLGVLDFGTVDRLPGGLPQPIGDSLRLTLAGDAEAVYELLREEGFVKESIDLDPNAVLDYLLPIIEPAQVEEFTFTRSWMRNQAARIADLRSPAHQLGKQLNLPPAYLLIHRVTLSTIGVLCQLGATVRLRDELESWVPGFLPIEDLPVENLPIADLPEQDQRVGDAAAEA; encoded by the coding sequence ATGTCTGATCTACCCCGGAAAGCGGTCACCCGCACCGCCAGGTTGGCCGCGCTGCCACTCGGCTTCGCCGGCCGGGCCACGTGGGGTCTGGGCAAACGGATCGGCGGCAGGTCCGCGGAGATAGTGGCCCGCGAGCTCCAGCAGCGGACGGCGGACCAGCTGTTCAAGACATTGGGGGAGCTGAAGGGGGGTGCCATGAAACTCGGTCAGGCCCTGTCCGTCTTCGAGTCGGCGCTGCCCGAGGAGGTTGCCGGGCCGTACCGGGCGGCGCTCACCAAACTGCAGGAAGCCGCGCCCCCCATGCCGACCCGCACCGTCCACACGGTGCTGGAGGAGCGGCTCGGTGAGGACTGGCGGGAGCTGTTCCTCGAATTCGAGGACAAGCCGTCGGCCGCCGCCTCGATCGGGCAGGTGCACCGGGCGGTCTGGCACGACGGTCGCGAGGTCGCGGTGAAGGTGCAGTATCCGGGCGCCGGGGAAGCCCTCCTCTCGGATCTCACCCAACTCAGCCGGTTCGCCCGGCTGCTCGGCCCGCTGATCCCCGGGATGGACATCAAACCGCTCATCGCGGAGCTGCGCGACCGCGTGTCGGAGGAGCTGGACTACGAACTGGAGGCGCGGTCCCAGCAGGAGCACGCGGAGGAGTTCGCGGACGATCCCGATGTGGTGATCCCCGATGTGGTGCACCAGTCGGACCAGGTGCTGGTGACGGAGTGGATCGACGGTGTGCCGCTCTCCGAGGTGATCACGGACGGCACGCAGGAGCAGCGGGACCGGGCGGGCCAGCTGCTGGCCCGCTTCCTGTTCTCGGGTCCGGCGCGCACGGGTCTGCTGCACGCGGACCCGCATCCGGGCAACTTCCGGCTGCTGCCTGCGGAGACGGAGGACGGCGAGGCCGGGCAGTGGCGGCTCGGGGTGCTGGACTTCGGCACGGTGGACCGACTGCCGGGCGGTCTGCCGCAGCCCATCGGGGACTCGTTGCGGCTCACGCTGGCGGGTGACGCGGAAGCGGTGTACGAGCTGCTGCGCGAGGAAGGCTTCGTCAAGGAGTCGATCGACCTCGACCCGAATGCGGTACTCGACTATCTGCTGCCGATCATCGAGCCGGCGCAGGTGGAGGAGTTCACCTTCACCCGGAGCTGGATGCGCAATCAGGCCGCTCGGATAGCGGATCTCCGCTCCCCCGCCCATCAGCTGGGCAAGCAGCTGAACCTGCCGCCCGCCTATCTGCTCATACACCGGGTGACGCTGAGCACGATCGGGGTGCTGTGTCAGCTGGGTGCGACGGTGCGGCTGCGGGACGAACTGGAGTCCTGGGTCCCAGGGTTCCTGCCGATCGAGGACCTGCCCGTCGAGAACCTGCCGATCGCGGACCTGCCTGAGCAGGATCAGCGGGTGGGCGACGCGGCAGCCGAGGCATAG
- a CDS encoding WhiB family transcriptional regulator, with amino-acid sequence MQLEAHAPSVPPSETIPPPGLTEDSTLIPLTALTALDDAIENLGVPVPCRSYDPEVFFAESPADVEYAKSLCRTCPLVEACLAGAKERREPWGVWGGELFIQGVVVARKRPRGRPRKNPVAA; translated from the coding sequence GTGCAACTCGAAGCGCACGCCCCGTCCGTACCGCCTTCCGAAACGATCCCCCCGCCCGGCCTCACGGAGGACTCCACCTTGATCCCCCTCACTGCGCTCACCGCGCTCGACGACGCCATCGAGAACCTCGGCGTGCCCGTCCCCTGCCGTTCCTACGACCCGGAGGTCTTCTTCGCCGAGTCGCCGGCCGATGTCGAGTACGCCAAGTCCCTCTGCCGCACCTGCCCGCTCGTCGAGGCCTGCCTCGCCGGCGCCAAGGAGCGCCGCGAGCCGTGGGGTGTCTGGGGTGGCGAGCTCTTCATCCAGGGCGTCGTCGTCGCTCGCAAGCGGCCGCGTGGCCGTCCGCGCAAGAACCCGGTCGCGGCGTGA
- a CDS encoding ATP-dependent DNA helicase UvrD2: MTSATHSSLFPRVPESADAVLDGLDPEQREVALALHGPVCVLAGAGTGKTRAITHRIAYGVRAGILQPTSVLAVTFTNRAAGEMRGRLRQLGAAGVQARTFHSAALRQLQYFWPKAVGGDLPRLVERKVQLVAEAAARCRIRLDRNELRDVTSEIEWAKVTQTVPADYPAVVAKTQRDAPRDPAEISQIYAMYEQLKRDRSVIDFEDVLLLTVAILQDRHDIADHVRRQYQHFVVDEYQDVSPLQQRLLDLWLGDRDNLCVVGDAGQTIYSFTGATPDHLLNFRTRHPNATVVKLVRDYRSTPQVVHLANGVLGQARGRAAEHRLELVSQREQGPEPAYTEYADEPAEAEGTARRIRDLIAAGVPAGEIAVLYRVNSQSEVYEQALSDAGVPYQLRGAERFFERAEVREAGVALRGAARAGGNDSLLDDAEGLPSQVRAVLSTKGWTTEPPAGSGAVRDRWESLAALVRLAEDFEQAKPGATLSDLVAELDERAAAQHAPTVQGVTLASLHSAKGLEWDAVFLVGLTEGMMPITYAKTDEQIEEERRLLYVGVTRARFHLSLSWSLSRSPGSRGGRRPSRFLNGLRPGSAALGGGRGAAGTGGSGGGGVERPAAAKRRRRGPALCRVCGKTLTDAGEMKLMRCEDCPSDMDEGLYERLRDWRAEQAKEIGQPAYCVFTDKTLMAIAEAVPAGDGELARISGVGVRKLDRFGAAVLAICAGQDPDEGLGGDDEEV; encoded by the coding sequence GTGACATCAGCAACGCATTCCTCTCTCTTCCCCCGGGTCCCCGAGTCGGCGGACGCCGTGCTCGACGGGCTGGACCCCGAGCAGCGCGAGGTCGCCCTGGCCCTGCACGGCCCGGTGTGTGTGCTGGCCGGAGCCGGTACGGGCAAGACGCGCGCGATCACGCACCGCATCGCGTACGGGGTGCGTGCCGGGATACTTCAGCCGACGAGTGTGCTGGCTGTCACGTTCACCAACCGGGCCGCGGGCGAGATGCGGGGCAGACTGCGCCAGCTCGGAGCGGCCGGGGTGCAGGCGCGGACGTTCCACTCCGCCGCCCTGCGCCAGCTCCAGTACTTCTGGCCGAAAGCAGTCGGTGGTGATCTGCCGCGGCTGGTGGAGCGCAAGGTCCAGCTGGTCGCCGAAGCCGCCGCCCGCTGCCGCATCCGGCTCGACCGCAACGAGCTGCGGGACGTCACCAGCGAGATCGAGTGGGCGAAGGTCACCCAGACCGTGCCCGCCGACTACCCGGCCGTGGTCGCCAAGACCCAGCGGGACGCCCCGCGCGATCCGGCCGAGATCTCCCAGATCTACGCGATGTACGAGCAGCTGAAGCGCGACCGCTCGGTGATCGACTTCGAGGATGTGCTGCTCCTCACCGTGGCGATCCTCCAGGACCGCCATGACATCGCCGACCATGTCCGCCGCCAGTACCAGCACTTCGTGGTCGACGAGTACCAGGACGTCAGCCCGCTCCAGCAGCGACTCCTCGACCTCTGGCTGGGTGACCGGGACAACCTGTGCGTCGTCGGGGACGCCGGCCAGACGATCTACTCGTTCACCGGGGCCACCCCCGACCACCTGCTGAATTTCCGCACCCGCCACCCGAACGCGACCGTGGTCAAACTGGTCCGGGACTACCGCTCCACGCCCCAGGTCGTCCATCTCGCCAACGGCGTGCTCGGCCAGGCCCGCGGCCGCGCCGCCGAGCACCGGCTCGAACTGGTCTCGCAGCGCGAGCAGGGACCGGAGCCGGCCTACACGGAGTACGCGGACGAGCCCGCCGAGGCCGAGGGCACCGCCCGCCGGATCCGCGACCTGATCGCTGCGGGCGTCCCGGCCGGCGAGATCGCCGTGCTCTACCGGGTCAACTCCCAGTCCGAGGTCTACGAGCAGGCCCTGTCCGACGCTGGCGTGCCGTACCAGCTGAGGGGAGCGGAGCGCTTCTTCGAGCGCGCGGAGGTACGGGAGGCGGGCGTCGCCCTGCGCGGCGCCGCCCGCGCCGGGGGTAACGACTCGTTGCTCGACGACGCGGAGGGGCTGCCCTCGCAGGTGCGGGCGGTCCTCTCCACCAAGGGTTGGACCACGGAGCCGCCCGCCGGCTCCGGGGCGGTGCGCGACCGCTGGGAGTCCCTGGCCGCGCTGGTCCGGCTGGCCGAGGACTTCGAACAGGCCAAGCCGGGGGCGACGCTCTCCGACCTGGTTGCGGAGCTGGACGAGCGGGCGGCCGCCCAGCACGCCCCCACGGTCCAGGGAGTCACGCTGGCGTCACTGCACTCGGCGAAGGGCCTGGAATGGGACGCCGTGTTCCTGGTCGGGCTGACCGAGGGCATGATGCCGATCACCTACGCCAAGACCGACGAGCAGATCGAGGAGGAGCGCCGACTGCTGTACGTCGGCGTCACCCGGGCGCGCTTCCATCTCTCGTTGTCCTGGTCGCTGTCCCGGTCGCCGGGCAGCCGCGGCGGACGGCGCCCGAGCCGCTTCCTCAACGGGCTGCGCCCCGGCTCGGCGGCGCTCGGCGGCGGCCGTGGCGCGGCCGGCACCGGAGGAAGCGGCGGGGGAGGCGTCGAGCGGCCGGCGGCGGCCAAGCGCAGGCGCCGTGGCCCCGCCCTGTGCCGGGTCTGCGGCAAGACCCTCACCGACGCGGGTGAGATGAAACTGATGCGCTGTGAGGACTGTCCCTCCGACATGGACGAGGGGCTGTACGAGCGGCTGCGCGACTGGCGTGCGGAACAGGCCAAGGAGATCGGCCAGCCGGCCTACTGCGTGTTCACCGACAAGACGCTGATGGCGATCGCGGAGGCGGTCCCGGCCGGCGACGGTGAACTGGCCAGAATCTCCGGGGTCGGTGTCCGGAAGCTGGACCGGTTCGGCGCCGCCGTGCTGGCCATATGTGCAGGCCAGGACCCAGACGAGGGGCTCGGAGGAGATGACGAGGAGGTGTGA